In the Rhodoferax fermentans genome, CCAAGGGTGTGCCAAGTTGCCGGTAACGCAGGCGCTCTGAGGTCCAGGTACGGACGCCGTCGCTGAGTCGCCATGCCATCAGCTTCCCGTCAGCTTCAGCGCCATAGACCTGTTTCTCATCCCCGCTCAAACCAACCCCACCCGAAGCGGGCTGTTTCCAGATGACATTGCCCTGGTTTGTGTTGACGCAACCTACCGCAGCCTGGAACGCACGCGCACAAACCACATTTCCTTCACGGCTGACGCCCGCAACCAGGTCCACCAAACGCTCGATATCGTTGGTGCCACGTGGCGTCGCCAAAGGTGCATCCCACACCACATTGCCAGTGAGCGGGTTCAGACCAACCAGTCTGCCACTCAATCCCACGACCAGTGTGTTGTTGACCGCCAGGAGCGCACCGGCCTGGCGCAGCACCAGAGCTTCCCCAGGCCGTTGGTTGGACCACAATTTTTTGCCGCTGCGTGCATCAAATGCAGAGACGACTCGGTCTGCACCCAGCACAAAAACACGCTCGCCCGCTACCAAAGGTGCAGTAAACACTTGGCTTGACAGCCGCACACGCCAAAGCTCACCCTCGGCAACCATGGTGACCAGCTGGTTGTCTCGGGTAACCACTGAGGCGTACGTGCCGTCGCTGCCGACCCCCGCCGAAATCTGGGTGTCTAACTTGATTCGCCACAGGGAAGCGCCAGTTTGTGCGTCCAGCGAGCTCACGTTGCCGTCCGAACTGGCCAGCGTCACAGCATTGGCGGAGGTATTTACAGCCAGCGGGAAATCCACTTTGCCGATTTGGGCTTTCCAGACGGTTCGAACGCCCAGCAAGGCAGGGTCGGCGCCTAATTCGGCTGGTTTGGGTGCCTTTGATCCACTGGCACAGGCTGCCAGCAGACCAACCAGGACCACACTCACGCCGACTTTGAAGAAGCGATCAACTGTGAATTGGTTCAACATGGACTATTTCCCTTGTGCGGCGTCGGCCGGGGCAGTGTTTTGCACATTGACGCCCAAGGCGCCAAGCTTGATTTCGACCAAACGCCGGTATTCTGTCAAGGGGTCAAACAGGCGGTAGGCCTTTTGATACTCTTCAACCGCTTTGGACCTATTGCCTTGCAGCGCAAGAATGTCGCCTTTTCGATCCGCGACCAAGGCCTCAAAACCCGCAGGAAAACTGCTCCCCAATTGGCTCATTGCGCCATCCAAATCCTTGGCATCCATCAGAATCCCCGCTAGGCGTAGTTTGGCCACAGCTTGGTAACCCGCATCGGAAGATTTTTCGGCCACCCAGAGTAGCGTCGATTTGGCAACATCAGCTTTGCCAGTTGTTGCATAGTGTCCAGCAACCAGCAAGCCTGACTGCTGGGCGTAGGCCGTGGATGCAAAGCGATCTTTCATATCTGAAAAAACACGGTCAATCTTGGCTGAGTCGCCAGACTGAATGGATCGCTCGACCTCATCAAACAGCGCCGCAGCCTGATTGGCTTGGCTACGTTGCCAATAGTTGTAAAAATTCCAGCTGGCGAAAGCTGCCAGCACAACAATCAATACCCAGGTGATCAGATTGCCGTATTGCTTCCAGAAATGCTTGATCTGGTCAAGCTGTTCCTGTTCTTCAAGATCCAATTGGTTTGCCATGACGTGATTCGCTAAACGGTTGATTGTAGAGTTGGGGCCCATGTGGCCAGATCGGCCAAGGCTTGTGAGGTTTGAGCAACGGCAGCATCACGCAACGGTTTGATCGTGACCTGTTTTGCCTTGATCTCATCGGGTCCAAAAACCAAGGCGTAGCGTGCGCCACTGGCATCTGCACGTTTGAACTGGCTTTTCATACTGCCCATCCCCTCTAAGGAGCTGGTATGCATTTGTACGCTGATGCCCGCAGCGCGCAAAGACTGCAGCGTTGACAGAACCAAAGGCATGGCAGATGTCTCTGTCACGATGGCATAGGCGTCGAGTGGCGCCCCGGTACCGGTCAGTCCAGCGGTCTTGGCCAACTCCAGTACCCGGTCAACACCCAGTGCCCAACCAACGGCAGGCGTTGACTTCCCACCCAATTGTTCAAACAAATAGTCGTAGCGTCCACCTGCACAAACGGTGCCTTGTGAACCCAGACGATCGGTGGTGAACTCAAAAACCGTCAGGTTGTAATAGTCCATGCCACGCACCAGCCGCGGGTTCACGGTGTAGGCCACGTTGTTGGCCTCCAGGATGGTCTTCAAACTGTTGAAGTGGGACAGAGAAGCCTCACCCAAAAAATCCAGCAGTTGGGGCGCAGCGTTCACCAGCCCCTGCATTTGTGGATTCTTGGTGTCCAAAATGCGCAAAGGGTTGCTGTGCAAGCGTCGGCGTGCATCCTCATCCAGCACATCGGCGTGTTGCTCAAAGTAGGCAATCAGCGCCTGCCGATGGGCCAAACGTTCGGGTGGTTGACCCAGACTATTGAGTTCAAGGCGGACATCTGTCAAACCAATTTCAGCCCACAGTGCTGTGGCCATCAAAATCAGTTCGGCGTCAACTTCGGCCCCAGAAAAACCCAAGGCTTCGGCGCCAATTTGGTCAAACTGCCTGTAGCGACCTTTCTGCGGCCGCTCATGTCGGAACATGGGCCCCATGTAATACAGGCGTTTGCCACCGTCATACAAGAGGCTGTGTTCCAGCGCAGCACGCACCACACCAGCGGTTGCTTCCGGGCGAAGGGTCAGAGGGTCGCCGTTGAGGCGGTCCTCAAAACAGTACATTTCCTTCTCAACAATATCCGTCACCTCGCCCAAACCACGGACGAACAAGGGTGTGCGCTCAACAATGGGGGTACGGATGTTGCGGTAGGCAAAACGTGACATCAAGTCACGAACCTTGGCTTCAAACCATTCGACAACGGCTGAATCAGGGGGAAGCAAGTCATTCATGCCTTTCACGGCTGTCAACTTGCCCACAGGAGAGGGGGATACTTTTTCTGTCATGGAAGGCGGGGTCACATCTGGGAAACGGTTGTTGCACCAAAGCGTTTTTCAACATAGTTTTCAACAACAGCCTGGAATTCTTCGGCAATCGCATCACCGCGCAGGGTCATGCGTTTTTCGCCATCGATAAAAACTGGCGCAGCAGGTGCCTCACCGGTGCCGGGCAAGCTGATGCCAATGTCTGCGTGTTTGCTCTCGCCTGGGCCATTCACAATGCAG is a window encoding:
- the bamB gene encoding outer membrane protein assembly factor BamB; amino-acid sequence: MLNQFTVDRFFKVGVSVVLVGLLAACASGSKAPKPAELGADPALLGVRTVWKAQIGKVDFPLAVNTSANAVTLASSDGNVSSLDAQTGASLWRIKLDTQISAGVGSDGTYASVVTRDNQLVTMVAEGELWRVRLSSQVFTAPLVAGERVFVLGADRVVSAFDARSGKKLWSNQRPGEALVLRQAGALLAVNNTLVVGLSGRLVGLNPLTGNVVWDAPLATPRGTNDIERLVDLVAGVSREGNVVCARAFQAAVGCVNTNQGNVIWKQPASGGVGLSGDEKQVYGAEADGKLMAWRLSDGVRTWTSERLRYRQLGTPLVLGRSVVVGDNTGILHFVARTDGTPLTRLSTDGSAIVATPVVAGTTLVAVTRNGTVFGFQPE
- a CDS encoding YfgM family protein, encoding MANQLDLEEQEQLDQIKHFWKQYGNLITWVLIVVLAAFASWNFYNYWQRSQANQAAALFDEVERSIQSGDSAKIDRVFSDMKDRFASTAYAQQSGLLVAGHYATTGKADVAKSTLLWVAEKSSDAGYQAVAKLRLAGILMDAKDLDGAMSQLGSSFPAGFEALVADRKGDILALQGNRSKAVEEYQKAYRLFDPLTEYRRLVEIKLGALGVNVQNTAPADAAQGK
- the hisS gene encoding histidine--tRNA ligase produces the protein MTEKVSPSPVGKLTAVKGMNDLLPPDSAVVEWFEAKVRDLMSRFAYRNIRTPIVERTPLFVRGLGEVTDIVEKEMYCFEDRLNGDPLTLRPEATAGVVRAALEHSLLYDGGKRLYYMGPMFRHERPQKGRYRQFDQIGAEALGFSGAEVDAELILMATALWAEIGLTDVRLELNSLGQPPERLAHRQALIAYFEQHADVLDEDARRRLHSNPLRILDTKNPQMQGLVNAAPQLLDFLGEASLSHFNSLKTILEANNVAYTVNPRLVRGMDYYNLTVFEFTTDRLGSQGTVCAGGRYDYLFEQLGGKSTPAVGWALGVDRVLELAKTAGLTGTGAPLDAYAIVTETSAMPLVLSTLQSLRAAGISVQMHTSSLEGMGSMKSQFKRADASGARYALVFGPDEIKAKQVTIKPLRDAAVAQTSQALADLATWAPTLQSTV